Within Burkholderia diffusa, the genomic segment CCTGCCAGCTCATCGTGCGGGCGGCGGCCGGATGGGTGCGGCGGCGCAGGCCGAGCGCCCGTTGGGCGGGGCCGCCGACGACACGCTGCAGATCGACGACCGCCCGCTGCGCGGCACGCTCGAAGTGGACGGGGTTGAAGCCGGGTTGCTCGGGATCGAATGCGGATGACTGGAACATGGTCGCCTCACAAAAGTCCGTCCGTCATGGATGACGGAATTCGGGTCAAATGGTGCAAAAGAACTGTAAATATATACAGTGTTCGAGGCGGTTTCAAGTCCTGAATGCATGTGTGCCTGGCGGCACCCGGTCGAGCGTGGCGGCGCCGGTGGCCGATGCGCGCGTCGCGCGGCATTCGCGAACGGCTTACACCGACGCCGCGATCGTTTCCCGCAACCACCGATGCGCCGGATCGCGGTGCACGCGCTCGTGCCACAGCATCGACATTTCGTAGCCGGGCACGTGGACGGGCGCTTCCACCACGCGCAACGCGGGTGAGTTGCGCACCAGACGCTCGGGCAGCATCGCGACGAGATCCGTGCTGGCGACGGCCGACATCACGAACAGGAAATGCGGAACGGACAGCACGACGCGTCGTGCGGCGCCCGCTTTCGCGAGTGCTTCGTCCGTCACGCCGACGAAGCCGCCGCCGTCGGGCGACACGATCACGTGTTCCAGTGCGCCGAACTGCGCGAGCGTGGGGCGCCGCTTCAGCTTCGGATGACCGGCGCGGCCGACGAGCACGTAGCGCTCGACGAACAGCGGCAGGCGCCGCATCCCTTCCGGTGAACCTTCCGTCGTGTGGAAGGCCAGGTCGATGCCGTTGCGCTCCGCATCCTGCTCGATGCGCGGTGGCACGAGCTCGACCACGGCGACGCGCGTTGCCGGGGCGGCCGACCGTAGCGTGTTCAGCGCGGGCAGCACGATCGTCGATTC encodes:
- a CDS encoding LysR family transcriptional regulator codes for the protein MNNLRRLDLNLLVTLDVLLVEHNVTRAAEKLNMSQPSVSVQLQKLRDLFGDPLLLPGPRGMRPTARAETLREPLRDALDALERAVLTATPFDPATATNTWRVAATDYGESTIVLPALNTLRSAAPATRVAVVELVPPRIEQDAERNGIDLAFHTTEGSPEGMRRLPLFVERYVLVGRAGHPKLKRRPTLAQFGALEHVIVSPDGGGFVGVTDEALAKAGAARRVVLSVPHFLFVMSAVASTDLVAMLPERLVRNSPALRVVEAPVHVPGYEMSMLWHERVHRDPAHRWLRETIAASV